The Haloarcula laminariae genomic sequence GGTGACGACCGTCGCGCCGGCCTCGCGGGCGCGTCCCGCCGTTTCGTCACGGCTCCCGTCGTCGACGACGAGCACTTCCTCTGCGTAGGGGAGCGCGCGCTCGACGACCGCCGCGATGCTGTCGCCGGCGTTGTACGCCGGGATGCCGACGACCACGGAGGGGTTGTCCGGCGACTGGTTCCACAGCTCCGGGATAGCGATGACCGTGTAGTCGGCCTCCGCGAAGGCCGCCGCGGTCCGGTCGTAGTCGATGCGCGGGCAGTCCCGCGTCTGCAACACGATACCCGTCATCCCCCGCTCGCGCGCCGCCTTCGACAGCAGTCGGTGGAGTTCGAGATGCGAGGCCCACTTCGACGGCGGGGCCAGCACGACTGTCCCGAGCATCTCCAGCACGTCGAGGGCCTCGCTGTCGGCCTCGATGCCTTGCGTCGTCACGAGCACCGGGTGACCGCGCCGACTGGCCCGGAGTGCGGTTCGAACGACGGCGTCCTCGTTGCTCGGCGTGAGGATGACGCCGATAGCCGCCCCCTGCATCCCGCCGCCGGTGGCCGTCTCCGGGGTGGTGAGCAGCCCGCCCCCGGCCGCGTCGTCGGTTTCGCTCCCCATCGACAGCACCGCTGTCGACCCGTCGGGGCCGGTCCACTCGGAGCGGTCCGGCTCGTCGGTCGCGGTCCCGGCCACGTTCTCGACTGTCGGCTCGGGGAGCGCCTCCGCCGGCCCGACGAGGTGGTAGCTGACTCGCCTGGCGGCGTCCGGTTCGACGGTTCGCTCGACGGTGAACGTGCCGCCGCTGTAGGCGGCGCCGTCGTCGAATCGCACCTCGTGGCCGTCCGGGACGGTGTCGGTCAGCGTCACCCGGACCGGCGTCTCGGCCGTCGACCGGAGTTCGAGCCGCACGAGTCGGTCCCCACCGTCTAGCTCGACTGCGGACTTGTCGATAGATACCGCTCCGCTCTCAACGCGTTGTGTCTCTGGTCCCACTATGTCATCACCTGTAGCGTCCTCCCAACAGTTACGTACCAGTTGACGGCCGTAGGAGTTATATAGATGCCGACGACTGCCGATTTGTCACTGGGGCGTGACAGAAAGCCAGAGCTGGACGCGCCGGAGCGGCGAGTCGGCGCCGGTCCGGTAGAGCCGGTAGGTCAGCCGGAGGCGCTCACCGAGTAACGAGGGCCGGACGGTGTGTCGGCGGACGGTCCGCTCGCCGCCCGACACCTCCACGTCGAACGCGTCGAGGCGCTGGGAGTCCGTGACTCGCGCCGTCTCGCCGCTGACGTTCACCCGCTCGATGGTGGCGACGACGCGCCCGTCGAAGCCCGACCCGTTGGTGGTCCCCACGCCGACCCCGACTGTCACCGGTTGGCCGGCCGTCACAGTCGACGGGTAGTTCCCCGCGACCAGTTCGCCCGACTCGTTCTCCCCGAGGATGTAGAACTCGGTGACCGTGCCCTGTTCGGTCGACTCGGTGGCGACAACCCCGACGGCCCCCGCGGCGGCGGCGACGACGACGAGAGTCAACACGACGCCGGCGGCACTCCCGCCGACGACCTGGCTCGCACGCGCCCGGACCGCGGCCGCGTCCGCGCCTGCCTGGACGCTCACCGGGAGCCGCCGGCGGCGATACCACGCAACGGCCGTCGAAACGAGGGTGAACAGACACAGCCCCGCGATTACCGGCGTCCGCCCGAACCCCCAGACGGTGAAATCGAGGACGCCGCCGACCGACGCGACCGCGACGACGCTGCCGATGACGCTCAGCCCGAGACGAGCGAGCCAGGCGGTCCCGGTCCCCGGGCCGAGCGCCGTCTCGCCAGCGCGGGGGAACACGGCCGAGACGAGCGCGTAGCCGGGGACGAAGAGCACGAACGGGAGCCCGACGGCGATGGCGAGCGGACGGACGGCGCCGGCCGGCGAGAAGGCGACGAGAGCCACCAGCGCGACGCTCGCGACGACGGCCAGCAGGTCGACAGCGAGCACCCGGTCAGCCACACCCGACTTCTGCATAGGCTCCATCCGTCGAGCACCGATAAAAAGACACGGTACGTGGGGCGGAGCAGGTCACAGTCGAGCGGCTACCGCCGCGTCGGCGTGTCCCGCTCCGAGGGGTAGTGTCCTCGCCGGCGGCGACGTGACAACGCGCCGTTTTTGCCCGCCGAGCCTGAAGAACGGGTATGAGTAACCGTTCGGACATCGCGCCCGACACCGTCTCGGTCGAACTCAGCGAGGAGGGCGTCGCCGTGGAGTATCTCGACGGCCGGACCGCCTTCTACCACGGCGTCCCCACGAAGGCCGAGGGGAGCGTCACCACCGCGCCGGGCAAGGACACGCACGTCCTCATCACCGACAAGACGGAGACCTCGGGCATCATGGTCTACGTCAACGACCTGCGGACCCACGACGACATCATCGAGGAGAGCGGCGTCGGCCGCGTCATCCTGGAAGACGGCGAGGAAGACGAGCTGTTCCCCGGCGTCACCGTCACGGACCGTCAGATGCGCGTCGAGGTGACCGTCGACTACGACGTGACCGACGGCCGCGTGTTCGTCTTCGAGGAGGACGAGATGGGCGCGCGGAGCTTCGAGATAGTGCCGGTCGAGGAGTGAGTACGGCGAGCGAACGGCGTGAGTGAGCCGTTTTTCGCGCACGTTTTTCGGTAAGCGGTGGCCACCGGCCACCCGAGCCGAAAAAGGTGCACGCCAGATGGGCGCGCGAAGCTTCGAGATAGTGCCGGCCGAGGAGTGATACTGGTGGCTGTAAGTTCGTAAAGATATTCGCCACCTCGGGGATGGCGAATTCCTTCAGTTTGTTACAGCCATCAGTATGAGTCACTGCAGGTACGAGGGGTCCTCGTCGTCGCAGTTTTCCTCGTGCTTTTCCGCGTCGTCGCGGTCGTCAAACATGAGGCCGCAGGTCTCACATTTGTACCAAGTCATCTCGTCGCGCTCGGTAGTGACAACCATATGGAATACTCTATCGCCGGGAGGTAAATCGCTTTCGCGGGTGGGCACCGTTCGAAGGGCCCGCCGCATGGGCCCGTATCCGGCCAACGGGAACCCTCAAGAGGACCGGAGCGCTAGCCGCTGACATGAGCGGGAACGGCGGGAGCGTCGAACTCACGGTCGAAGGCGCCCACAAGCGCGACGCCGGACGGGGCATCGCTCGCCTCCCCGAGTCCGTCCGCAGCGAACTGGGCGTGTTGAGCGGGTCGCCGGTCATCGTCGAGGGCGAGGGGACGACGGTGGTGAAGGTGTGGCCGGGTGAGGGCGACGGCTCCACGGTCCGCATCGACTCGGACACGCGGGCCAACGCCGGCGTCAACATCGGCGATACGGTCCGGGTCCGGGCGGGCTCGGTGACGGAGGCGACGGATATCGGCATCCAGCCACTGGAGCCCCTGCCCGGCACCGACGAGTACGCACACACGGTCAGGACGCGGCTGGTCGACCGGATGGTCCAGGCCGGCGAGCGGACCCACATCGACGGGCTGGGGACGTTCGTCGTCCGGACGACCGAGCCGGACGGCGCGGTGCGGGTCTCGCCGAGCACTGACGTGACCGTGTTGCCGGCCATCGACGACGGCGACGACGCCGGCGACACCGAGCGGTCCGCGTCGCCGGTGGGGGCAAACGCCGGGACGGCCGAGACGGCGACGGGCGTCAGCTACGAGGACATCGGGGGGCTGGACGAGGAACTCGACCGCATCCGCGAGATGATAGAGCTGCCCCTGGCCGAGCCCGACCGGTTCCGGGAGTTGGGTATCGACCCGCCCAGCGGCGTCCTCATGCACGGGCCGCCCGGCACCGGCAAGACGCTCATCGCCAAGGCCGTCGCCAACGAGGTCGACGCCTACTTCGACACCATCTCCGGCCCGGAAATCGTCTCGAAGTACAAGGGCGAGAGCGAGGAGCGGCTGCGCGAGGCCTTCGAGCGGGCCGAGGCCGAAGCCCCCGCTATCCTCTTCGTCGACGAGATAGACTCCATCGCCGGCTCGCGGGACGAGGACGCCGACATGGAGAACCGCGTCGTCGCCCAGCTGCTGACGCTGATGGACGGCCTCGAAGACCGGGGCCGGGTGGTCGTCATCGGTGCGACCAACCGCGTCGACGCCGTCGACGACGCGCTGCGCCGGGGAGGGCGCTTCGACCGCGAGATAGAAATCGGCGTCCCGGACGAGGGGGGCCGCCGCGAGATTCTCGACGTCCACACCCGCGAGATGCCGCTGGCCGACGACGTCGACCTGGACCGCATCGCGGCCCAGACCCACGGCTTCGTTGGCGCGGACCTCGCCTCGCTGACGACCGAGGCGGCGATGTCGTCGCTGCGGGCAGGGCGTGACGGGAGCACGGAGGACGGCGACGAGCCGGAGAGCGAGGGGCCGGCAGTGACCCAGGCGGACTTCGACGCGGCGCTGGCGGTCGTCGACCCCAGCGCGATGCGGGAGTACGTCGCGGAGACGCCCGACGTGGGCTTCGACGACGTGGGCGGGCTGAGCGAGGTCAAACAGACGCTGACGGAGGCCATCGAGTGGCCCCTCGAATACGGCGCCCTGTTCGACACGACGAACACCGACCCGCCCAGCGGCATCCTCATGTACGGCCCGCCCGGCACCGGCAAGACGCTGCTGGCCCGGGCCGTCGCCGGCGAGAGCGACGTGAACTTCATCCACGTCGCCGGCCCCGAGATTATGGACCGCTACGTCGGCGAGAGCGAGGAAGCCGTGCGGGAGCTGTTCGAGCGGGCCCGACAGACGGCCCCGAGCATCATCTTCCTGGACGAGATAGACGCCATCGCGAGCCACCGCGGCCAGGGCAACGAGGTGACCGAGCGGGTCGTCTCCCAGCTACTGGCGGAGCTCGACGGCATCACCGAGAACCCCAACCTCGTGGTGCTGGCGGCGACCAACCGCCGGGACATGATAGACGACGCCCTGCTGCGACCTGGGCGGCTCGAACAGCACGTCGAGGTGCCAAACCCGGACGGCCCAGCCCGGGAGGAGATTCTGTCGGTCCGCACCGAGGGGAAGCCGCTGGCCGAGGACGTGTCGACGGCGGAGCTGGCCGCGGAGCTGTCCGGCTACTCCGGGGCCGAGATAGCGGCGGTGGTCCGGGAGGCGTCGATGTTGGCCATCCGGGAGATGGCCGCCGACCTCGGCCCCGCCGAGGCCAGCGAGCGGGCCGACGAGGTCCGTATCACCGGCGACCACTTCCGGCGGGCGCTGGAGCGGGCCGAGGAGCGGTGACTGTCGGGCGTGAGCCCCGGTCCCGATGAAGTCCGCGTCGCCGTCTGTGGCGGGAACGAGTAGGTACTGAGAGGAGTTGGATTCCGAGCGGCCGGTGAGACGGCGTCGCTGGCGAGGAGCAGTGAAAGGCTGTCCGGACAGCCTTTGGCGGACGAGCGACGCCGTGTGGCCGAGCAGCGAGACGGGCTAAGTTACCGGCATCGACGTGAAAAGCGCCTTGCCGGCGATTATGTGTTGGCGTCCACGGTTATAAAGGGCGCGGTCACCGCCGGTCCGACAGCGCGGGGAACTCCTCGCGCACGTCGGCCACCGTCTCGGGACTGATGTCGGCCGTGACCAGGGCGGGGTCGTCGTCGGAGCTCGCGAGTGGGGTGCCCCACGGGTCGTACACCGTCGAGCGGCCAAGCAGCTCCGCGTCGTCGAACCGGCCGACGCCGTTGGCCGCGGCGACGTAACACTGGTTCTCGACGGCCCGCGTCCGGGGGAGTAACTGCCAGTGCTCGACGCGGGGGTAGGGCCACGCGCTCGGGACCGCGACCAGGGTCGCGCCCGAATCGACGAGCCGGCGGTACAGCTCCGGGAACCGGAGGTCGTAGCAGGTCGTGACGCCGACGGTAAACCCCGCGAACTCGACGGTCGGGAGCGACTCGCCGGCCACGAGCAGGTCCGACTCGGCCGAGTCGTAGCCAAAGAGGTGGTGCTTTCGGTACACCGCTTCCCGGTTCCCGTCGCGGTCGAGAAAGACTGACGTGTTGGCCAGTCCCTCCCCCGCCGGCACGTCGTGGCCCGCCGCCGCGCTCAGTTCGAGGTCCTCGACGAAGCTCCCGGCGAGTATCCCGATATCGTGGGCGGCCGCCAGCTCCCCGAGCGCCGTCACCGTCTCCCCGTCCAGGCGCTCGGCGTTGCGCTGGTAGGCGTCGAAGGCGAAGTAGCCGACCGTGAACAGCTCCGGCAGCACGACCAGGTCACAGCCAGCGGCGGCGGCCCGCTCGACGGCGTCGGCCGCGCGCTGGCGGTTCGCCGCGACCGCGGACGGTTCGACGGCTATCTGAGCGAGCGCGAGCTTCATGCTTCGACTTCGAGATACTCCGTGAGCGCCGCTTCGAGGTTCTGGAGCTCGTCGTCGAGGTTTCGCTTGAAAAAGCGCTCGATGCCGGGGAGCTTCCCGTCGACGACGAACCTGTTTGTCACCCGGGTCCCGCCGTCGCCGGTCGGTTCGAGCTCCTGTTCGCCCTGGACCCGCAACACCTTCGACCGACCGACGAAGCGGACGTACTCGGGCTCACGTCGCTCGACGTCTTCGGTCTCGATGGCGATGGTCCGGTCGATGACGGGAATCGGGAGGCGCACGTGCCAAGTCACGTGGTCCGCGTCGTGGACGTCCCAGTCCTGTACGACACTTATCGGCCGGGCACGCTGGTCGGGGTCGCCGATGAACTCCCACACCGCCTCGGGGCTCGCCGCTACTGTCATCGTTCGTTCGACCCGGACAGTCATACCACGAATCAGGCGTGCATCCGCATGAATCCACCGACTGGTCGGCTCTGCCGACGCCGGCGCGCCGCGGTCAGCTCGTCGTGACGCGCCAGGTGGTCGAGCGGGCCCGACCCCACTTCTCTATCTCCACCTCGTCGGCTTCTTCGGCGAGACGCGGGAGGCGGGCTCCGACCTGCTTCGACGAGAGCCCGAGCTGAGAGGCGATGTTCTTCGCGCGGAAGTAGCTCTCCCCGCGCGAGACGCTCTCACGGAGGTACTCCAGAATGCGGCGGTCCTCCTCGCTGAAATCCACCATACCCCGAGTACGTGCCGAGCGTTATTAATGGTTGCTTTTAGCACATCATTCGGCGTAGGCGTGAATGGCCACGAGCGACAGCGACGCGGCCACTATCGCCACTCCGAAGGCGATACCGCTGTTGGTCAACAGCCCCGCTGTGTCGAGTCCCTGCGCGTGGCGGACGGCGTAGTTGTAGCTGCTCACGGCGGTCACGCCCGCCCCCAGAACAGCGACGATGCCAAAGAGCGCACCGAGGCCAACGCCCATGTCGGTTGCCGACTCCGTTGTCATGCCCGTGCGTTCCGCCCTGGCACACTTAGTTCATTCGGGGCCGGCCAGAGGACATATATCGGACGACGGCCAGGAGTGGCTAATGAGAGAACTCGGGCGGTTACGGCAGGTCGGTCTCGTCGCCCTCGTCCTGGCCGGGAGTATCGGCGGCGCGTTCGCCGTCGGCGCCATCGGCGTCCCGGCCGTCGAGAGCGTCGAGAACCGGTTCACCGGCGTCTCGGAGAACACGACGACCGTCGGGACGGCCATCACGGTGTCGAACCCCAACCCCATCGGCGTCTCCCTTGGCGGGACGACGATCAACTACACCGTCTCGATGAACGACGTAGCCATGGCCAGCGGGCAGAAGCGTGGCATCGCCCTCGACCGCGGGAACACGACGCTCCAGCTCAGCACGCGGATGCAAAACGGCAAGATACCGGCGTGGTGGGTCAGCCACATCACCAACGGCGAGCGGACACAGGTCACTATCGACGCCGACATAACCGACTCGCTGGTGGGGGGTCGGTCGGTGACGCTCACGCAGAACCGGGAGATAGAGACCGACATGTTGGGGGCGTTCAACTCCACGGAGACGCGCCCGGTCAACGCCGACAGACCGTTCGTCTCCGACCCGGTGCTGTACATCAACGAGACGCGCGGGTCCTGGGACCGGGAGGGCGTCACCCGTTCGGAGACCCCGATGGAGATGGCGTTCGACGTGTACAACCCCAAGCCGGTGCCGTACGCGGTCAGCAAAATCGGTTACACGACGTATATGAACGACGTCCGTGTCGGCTCGGGCGAGACCGACAGCGAGGAGCTCATCATGCCCGGGGAGCGCGAGACTATCGGCGTCCGGAACGTCATCCGGAACGAGCGCCTCGACGAGTGGTGGGTCACGCACCTCCAGCGAAACCAGAACACGACGATGTACATCGACTTCTACCTCGTCGTCGAGGGCGGGGGCGAGCAGTTCCGCATCGACCTCGACGCCATCGACTACGAGACGGCCATCGAGACGGACATCTTCGGCACCAAGGCCCAGTACCCGACCGGCGGGGATGCCGACCCGAGCGGTGACCCGACAGCGGGCGACAACAGCTCCGAGGACTCGGCAGGCGGCACGGCGACGCCGTCAGACGAGACATCGACCGATAGCACTGCGACGCCGACCGACGGAACGCCGACCGACGACGGCGGCATCATCGGCATCTGAGAGCTACGCCACGGCGATTTCGACGAGCGACATCCCCCCGTCGACGGCCGCCTGGAGGTCGTCTCGCAGTTCCGCGCGCGTCGTCGGCCGGTAGCTGTCGATGCCGAAGCTCTCGGCGAAGGTCCCGAACGACGGGTTCGTCAGCTGGGTCCCGAACGACTCGCCGGTCTCCGCCCGCTGTTGCTCCGCGATGAGCCCGTAGTCGTCGTCCGTGAACACGACGACGGTGTACGAGCAGTCCAGCCGGGTAGCGGTATCCAGTTCGGCGGCGTTCATCAGGAAGCCGCCGTCGCCCGTCGCGGCGACCACCTCGGCGTCGACCGCGAGGTCGGCGGCGACGCCGCCGGGCACCGCGATACCCATCGAAGCGAGGCCGTTGGAGACGATGCAGGTGTTTGGCTCGTAGGTGGGATAGTTCTGTGCGATGGCCATCTTGTGGCTCCCCACGTCGGAGACGAGCACGTCCTCGGGAGCCAGCACGTCGCGGAGGACCGGGAGTACGCCCTTGACGGTAAACGGGGCCTCCGCGGCGGGGGTGGCGGCTACGTCCGCACGAACTGCCTCGCGCATCTCGGCGTACCACTCGTCGTCGGTCGCAGGCTCCTCGGCGCGGGCCGTGAGCGCGCTCAGGGCCTGCCCGATGTCCGAGACGACCTCGATATCCGGGTGGTACGCCTCGTACACCTCCGCGGGTTCGCTGTCGACGTGGACGATGGGCGTCCCCTCGCAGTGCCACTCCGCCGGGTCGTGTTCGGCGATATCGTACCCGACAGTGACGATGAGGTCGGCCGTCTCGATGGCCGACAGCGCCGCGCCGTCCCCCGAGTCGAGCGTGTACAGCGACCGCTCGTCGTCGTCGGGGACCGCCCCCTTTCCCATGAACGTCGAGGCGACCGGGAGGTCGAACGCCTCGACGAAGTCCCCCAGCTGGGCGGCCGCGCGCGTTCGGACCGCGCCGTTCCCGGCGATAGCCAGCGGGCGGTCGGCCTCGGAAAGCAGCGACGCCACCGCCTCTATCGTCTCCGCGCTCGGCGCTCCGGCCCGGACGGGGTCCCGCTCGGGAAGCGGCTGCTTCTCCGTCGTCTCGGCGGCGATGTCCTCGGGCAGTTCGAGGTGGGTGGCGCCGGGTTTCTCCGACTCGGCGACCTTGAACGCCTTGTGGACCGACTCGTGGACGATGTCGGGGTCGTCGAGCTGGGTGTTCCACTCGGTGATAGGCTCGAACAGCCCGACCACGTCCAGCGCCTGGTGGCTCTCGACGTGGAGGCGTTCGAGCCCGCCCTGTGCGGTGACGGCGACGAGCGGGCTCTTGTCGAGGTGGGCGTCGGCGACGCCGGTGAGGAGGTTCGTCGCGCCCGGGCCGAGCGTCGCGAGACAGACGCCCGCCTGGCCGGTCAGGCGTCCGTGGACGTCGGCCATGAACGCCGCGCCCTGTTCGTGACGGACCGGGACGAAGGTAATCGAGGAGTCTCTGATGGCAAAGAGCAGGTCGGCCATCTCCTCGCCGGGGAGCCCGAAGACGTGGTCGACGCCCTCGCGTTCGAGGCACGCGACCAGCAGTTCGGCGGCGTTCATCTATTCGACCCACACCGTTTTTCGGTTGGTGAACTCGCGGATGCCGACGGCGGACAGCTCCCGGCCGTAGCCGGACATCTTCACGCCGCCGAAGGGGACCCGTGGGTCCGACTTGACGAGCTGGTTGACGTAGACGCAGCCGGCGTCGATGCGCCCCGCCACCCGCTCGCCCCGCTCGCGGTCTTCAGTCCAGATACTGGCCCCGAGCCCGTACTCGGTGTCGTTCGCCTTCCGGACCGCTTCCGCCTCGTCCTCGACCTCGTAGACGGCCGCCACGGGGCCGAACAGCTCCTCGCTGTCGGCGGGACAGCCCTCTGGTACGTCGGTGAGGACCGTCGGCGGGTAGTAGGCGCCCTCCCGGTCGAGCGGCTGGCCGCCCGTCTCGACCGTGGCGCCGGCGTCGACGCTGGCCTCGACCTGCTCGTGGAGGTCCGCGAGCAGGTCGGGGCGGGCCTGTGGCCCGATGTCCGTCCCCTCCGCCGTCGGGTCGCCGACGGTGAACGACTCGACCGCCGCGACGAAGCGGTCCAGGAAGTCGTCGTAGACGTCCGTGTGGACGACGAACCGCTTGGCGGCGATGCAGGACTGGCCGCCGTTCTGGTTGCGGGCCCAGGCGCCCGTCTCGACGGCGGCCTCCAGGTCGGCGTCGTCGAGCACGACGAACGGGTCGCTGCCGCCGAGTTCGAGGACGGTCTTCTTGAGGTGGTCGCCGGCCGCTGAGGCGACCGCGCGCCCGGCCGGCCCGCTCCCGGTCACCGTCGCCGCACGCACGCGGTCGTCGGCGACGATGTCCTCGACGCGGTCGGAGGGAATCAGCAGCGACGTGAAGACGTCCTCTGGATAGCCCGCCTCGGCGAAGACCTCCTCGATGGCCCTCGCACAGCCCGGGACGTTCGAGGCGTGTTTCAGCAGGCCGACGTTGCCGGCCGTCAGATACGGGGCCGCGAAGCGAAAGACCTGCCAGAACGGGAAGTTCCACGGCATCACGGCCAGTACCGGGCCGAGCGGCTCGTAGACGGTCTTCGCCGACGACCCCGGCGGGCTCGGGTGCGCTTCGGGCGCGAGGTGTGCGCTCGCGTGGTCGGCGTAGTAGTCACAGCCCCACGCGCACTTCTCTACCTCCGAGACGGCCTGCTCGACCGGTTTCCCCATCTCCTCGGTCATCGTCTCGGCGTACTCTCGCTTGTTCTCTCTGAGCACGTCGGCCGCCGCCGAGAGCAGCGAGGTCCGCTCGCGCAGCGGTCGGTCCCGCCAGCGCTCGAACGCCTCAGTCGCCCGCTCTATGGCCGCATCGACCGCCGACTCGCCGTCTTCCTCGTAGGTCCGGAGCGTCTCGCCCGTCGCCGGGTTGGTTGCTCGCATGGTGCGAATCGTTCGGCCCGGAGACGGATAAAAATTTCAAGCAGCCGATAACTCTCGCGGCCCCGTCACTGAATCGTCGTGTGTTCGGACTCCTCATCGAGCGCGAGGTTCGTCGCGATTTCGGCGTTCCGGACGGCGTACTCGGCGGTCTGTTGGAGGCTCACCAGCACTTCGCGGACCTGGAGCAGGGCCTCGTTGTCCATCTCGGGCAGGTCCGTGAGGATGTCCTGTTCCTTGTCGTCGATGCCGGCGTAAGTCTTGCGGACCTGGATGGCGGTGTCGTAGTCGCGCTCGACGGCCGCCTGGACTGCGAGTTCGGTTATCTCGTTTACCTCCTCGGTGAAATCGCGGATGCGCCGCATGGTGGAGCTGTCGACGTCCAGCGAGTGATCGTCGGTCTCCAAGGCGATTTCGGCGATGTCCTCGGCGTTGTCGGCCGTGAGTTCGAGGTTCTTCGCGATGGAGCGGTAGCCGATGAGCGGGAAGCCGTCGTCGAGTCCCACGGCCCGCGCGAGGTTCGGGTTCTGGTAGGAGGTGAAGATGAGCCGGAGCAGGAGCACGAATATCTTGTTGGCCTGTCGCTCCCGGTTCAGAGCCCGCTGCGCGAGGTCGGGGTTGCCGTGGGCCAGCGCCTTGACGGCCTCGTTCCGCATCGTCGAGCCCGTCGACTCCAGCCGTTCGAGCAGGTTGTTGAGCGTGAAGTCCTCGGGGTCGACCGAGCAGCGAATCGTAATTCTGTTCGGCGTCTCCTCGATGACGCCCAGCCCCATCAGCTGGGTCTCAGCGTTGTAGACGGCGTTGATGTGGGCCGATTCGAGCGTCTGGTCGTCGGGCGCCTCGACGTGGATGATTCGCCGGCCGAGGACGTACTGGGCCACGATGGCCCGCTCGACGGCGTCGGCGTCGAGGTTCTCCGCGTGGATGACGGCCTCCGACTCCTCCTTCTGGACGGATTCGGGTAGCACCGTCAGCGTCCCTTTGCCACCCATCCGCAGCGAGACTTCGTCCCCCTTCTCGACGTCGTGGGCGCTCGCCCACTCGGCGGGAAGCGTCATCGCCAGCGTCGACGGCCCGAGTCGTTGAACTTTCCGCGTTTCCATACGCCCTTGGTTACGCACCGAACACCTTAATCTTCACTATACGGCATATAATCTGCCGGAGTATATACAATCGTTTGGGGCGCCGGAGCAAGACCCCACAATCGTCAGTATCAGGCCTGGACTTCGACGAGCCGGCGCTCGTACCGACCCACGCGGACCTGTATCCAGCCGGCCAGTTCGGCGTCGATATCCGGGTCGCCGCTGTCGACCCGCAGCGTCCCCAGCCCGTCGAGCTTCCGCCGGGAGGCGACCACCTCGATATCACACCGGGCGATGACGGCCGGGGAGAGCTGCTGGTTCCCGCGCCCGAAGACGAATCCCTGCCCGCCGATAGGCGAGACGACGATGACATTCCGGTCGCCCAGCGCCGCGAGGATGTCGGATTCGGCGGCGTCGCGCGCGACGACCTCGCCGTCGCGCCAGACGTCGACGCCCAGCGTCGTCCCCTCGAAGCCGAGCCGCTCCTTTATCGCGCCGACGGTGCTCCCCGGACCGAGGACGTACGTGACGCCGTCCTCAACGCTCTCGGCGACGCCCTCGGCGAGCGTCTCGACGGTGCCGCCCCCGAGCTGTTTCGCCGACTGGCGCTGGTCCGCGACCGGCACCGTCGCCACGGCCCGGAGTTCGGTCACCACCTCGCCGCCCCGGAAGGCGTCCTCGTCGATGTCGTTGACCTCGGCTGGCTCGGTCTCCGAGAACGTCGCGGCGATGCGGCCGGCCGCCCGCGGCGAGACGCCGAAGACCGACGAGTACACCTTGACGCCGGCTGGCACCCCGAGCATCGGCGTCTCGGCGTCGAGCTCATCGAGCGTCTCGGCCACGTCTACGGCGGTGCCGTCGCCGCCGACAAACAGGATACAGTCCGCCGCTCGGTCGACGAAGGCCCTGACCGCCGCCCTGGTGTCCTCGCCCGTCGTCGCGTCGGGGTCGGCCGGCTCGCCGACGACTGTCGGGTCGAAACCGGCGGTCCTGACGACGGACTCGCCCATCGGCTCGCCGTAGGTCAGCACCTCGATGTCCCGGCCGACCGCGGCCAGGGCCGCGA encodes the following:
- a CDS encoding carbon-nitrogen family hydrolase, with translation MKLALAQIAVEPSAVAANRQRAADAVERAAAAGCDLVVLPELFTVGYFAFDAYQRNAERLDGETVTALGELAAAHDIGILAGSFVEDLELSAAAGHDVPAGEGLANTSVFLDRDGNREAVYRKHHLFGYDSAESDLLVAGESLPTVEFAGFTVGVTTCYDLRFPELYRRLVDSGATLVAVPSAWPYPRVEHWQLLPRTRAVENQCYVAAANGVGRFDDAELLGRSTVYDPWGTPLASSDDDPALVTADISPETVADVREEFPALSDRR
- a CDS encoding DUF1616 domain-containing protein, giving the protein MQKSGVADRVLAVDLLAVVASVALVALVAFSPAGAVRPLAIAVGLPFVLFVPGYALVSAVFPRAGETALGPGTGTAWLARLGLSVIGSVVAVASVGGVLDFTVWGFGRTPVIAGLCLFTLVSTAVAWYRRRRLPVSVQAGADAAAVRARASQVVGGSAAGVVLTLVVVAAAAGAVGVVATESTEQGTVTEFYILGENESGELVAGNYPSTVTAGQPVTVGVGVGTTNGSGFDGRVVATIERVNVSGETARVTDSQRLDAFDVEVSGGERTVRRHTVRPSLLGERLRLTYRLYRTGADSPLRRVQLWLSVTPQ
- a CDS encoding glycosyltransferase family 2 protein; this translates as MGPETQRVESGAVSIDKSAVELDGGDRLVRLELRSTAETPVRVTLTDTVPDGHEVRFDDGAAYSGGTFTVERTVEPDAARRVSYHLVGPAEALPEPTVENVAGTATDEPDRSEWTGPDGSTAVLSMGSETDDAAGGGLLTTPETATGGGMQGAAIGVILTPSNEDAVVRTALRASRRGHPVLVTTQGIEADSEALDVLEMLGTVVLAPPSKWASHLELHRLLSKAARERGMTGIVLQTRDCPRIDYDRTAAAFAEADYTVIAIPELWNQSPDNPSVVVGIPAYNAGDSIAAVVERALPYAEEVLVVDDGSRDETAGRAREAGATVVTHERNRGYGGALKTLFREAARLDAAHLVVIDADGQHDPADVPRLVETQVRDDADIVIGSRYVGDRTTRIPFVRSVGLALINNLTNASMGTLRPSGFIRDTQSGYRSYSRTAIRSLAADPAIGNNMGASTDILYHAHRNRLSVAEVATTISYDVENASSQGSLSHGMDLLRNIFWTVEYGRPLLIIGLPGSLMTLLGVVVSVSLFVRYAETGTLTAAPLATGLLFILGGLLLCIMSLMMHVLNRHPTLKQLREDDNS
- a CDS encoding DUF5796 family protein, with amino-acid sequence MSNRSDIAPDTVSVELSEEGVAVEYLDGRTAFYHGVPTKAEGSVTTAPGKDTHVLITDKTETSGIMVYVNDLRTHDDIIEESGVGRVILEDGEEDELFPGVTVTDRQMRVEVTVDYDVTDGRVFVFEEDEMGARSFEIVPVEE
- a CDS encoding DUF7128 family protein — translated: MVVTTERDEMTWYKCETCGLMFDDRDDAEKHEENCDDEDPSYLQ
- a CDS encoding AAA family ATPase; translated protein: MSGNGGSVELTVEGAHKRDAGRGIARLPESVRSELGVLSGSPVIVEGEGTTVVKVWPGEGDGSTVRIDSDTRANAGVNIGDTVRVRAGSVTEATDIGIQPLEPLPGTDEYAHTVRTRLVDRMVQAGERTHIDGLGTFVVRTTEPDGAVRVSPSTDVTVLPAIDDGDDAGDTERSASPVGANAGTAETATGVSYEDIGGLDEELDRIREMIELPLAEPDRFRELGIDPPSGVLMHGPPGTGKTLIAKAVANEVDAYFDTISGPEIVSKYKGESEERLREAFERAEAEAPAILFVDEIDSIAGSRDEDADMENRVVAQLLTLMDGLEDRGRVVVIGATNRVDAVDDALRRGGRFDREIEIGVPDEGGRREILDVHTREMPLADDVDLDRIAAQTHGFVGADLASLTTEAAMSSLRAGRDGSTEDGDEPESEGPAVTQADFDAALAVVDPSAMREYVAETPDVGFDDVGGLSEVKQTLTEAIEWPLEYGALFDTTNTDPPSGILMYGPPGTGKTLLARAVAGESDVNFIHVAGPEIMDRYVGESEEAVRELFERARQTAPSIIFLDEIDAIASHRGQGNEVTERVVSQLLAELDGITENPNLVVLAATNRRDMIDDALLRPGRLEQHVEVPNPDGPAREEILSVRTEGKPLAEDVSTAELAAELSGYSGAEIAAVVREASMLAIREMAADLGPAEASERADEVRITGDHFRRALERAEER